A portion of the Drosophila sechellia strain sech25 chromosome 2R, ASM438219v1, whole genome shotgun sequence genome contains these proteins:
- the LOC6620407 gene encoding transcription-associated protein 1 isoform X3 yields MSVIENVPVNTFRNYLNILNDSSSKDELKLKATQELSEHFEMIMQSPAYPSFLENSLKIFMRILQDGEPQFIQENTMQHIRKLILEMIHRLPITESLRQHVKTIITMMLKILKTDNEENVLVCLRIIIELHKHFRPSFNSEIQLFLGFVKEIYTSLPNHLTSIFETSNDIWVTDLKDLNLEVLLSEAYSVRTIHVEKALDSNSQQQIYNLLPRGVLSLKVLQELPIIVVLMYQIYKNAVHQEVSEFIPLILTTINLQPTVTRRKW; encoded by the exons ATGTCGGTTATTGAAAATGTGCCGGTGAATACATTTcggaattatttaaatattttaaatgattcCTCTTCTAAAGATGAACTTAAGCTTAAAGCTACTCAAGAGCTGAGTGAACACTTTGAAATGATAATGCAAAGTCCGGCATATCCGTCGTTCTTagaaaattctttaaaaatatttatgcggATACTTCAGGATGGTGAACCTCAGTTTATTCAAGAAAACACAATGCAACAc ATACGTAAGCTGATTTTAGAGATGATTCATCGATTGCCTATAACGGAAAGCTTAAGGCAACATGTAAagacaataataacaatgatGCTTAAAATACTTAAAACTGATAACGAAGAAAATGTTCTTGTATGTCTGCGTATTATAATTGAACTGCATAAGCATTTTCGACCATCATTTAATTCTGAA atTCAACTTTTTTTGGGATTTGTTAAGGAAATCTATACAAGTCTTCCTAACCATCTTACATCTATATTTGAAACATCGAATGATATTTGGGTTACCGATTTAAAGGACTTAAATTTGGAAGTACTTTTATCCGAAGCATATTCTGTTAGAACTATCCATGTTGAAAAGGCACTGGATTCAAATTCTCAACAACAAATT tATAATCTCCTTCCTCGTGGAGTATTGTCTTTAAAAGTTTTACAGGAGCTACCTATAATAGTTGTACTAATGTatcaaatatataaaaacgCTGTACATCAAGAAGTTTCTGAATTCATTCCTCTTATACTGACGACTATTAATTTGCAACCAACAGTAACACGAAg
- the LOC6620407 gene encoding transcription-associated protein 1 isoform X5, whose product MSVIENVPVNTFRNYLNILNDSSSKDELKLKATQELSEHFEMIMQSPAYPSFLENSLKIFMRILQDGEPQFIQENTMQHIRKLILEMIHRLPITESLRQHVKTIITMMLKILKTDNEENVLVCLRIIIELHKHFRPSFNSEAHATEILGL is encoded by the exons ATGTCGGTTATTGAAAATGTGCCGGTGAATACATTTcggaattatttaaatattttaaatgattcCTCTTCTAAAGATGAACTTAAGCTTAAAGCTACTCAAGAGCTGAGTGAACACTTTGAAATGATAATGCAAAGTCCGGCATATCCGTCGTTCTTagaaaattctttaaaaatatttatgcggATACTTCAGGATGGTGAACCTCAGTTTATTCAAGAAAACACAATGCAACAc ATACGTAAGCTGATTTTAGAGATGATTCATCGATTGCCTATAACGGAAAGCTTAAGGCAACATGTAAagacaataataacaatgatGCTTAAAATACTTAAAACTGATAACGAAGAAAATGTTCTTGTATGTCTGCGTATTATAATTGAACTGCATAAGCATTTTCGACCATCATTTAATTCTGAA GCGCATGCCACTGAGATTCTGGGGCTATGA
- the LOC6620407 gene encoding transcription-associated protein 1 isoform X4 codes for MSVIENVPVNTFRNYLNILNDSSSKDELKLKATQELSEHFEMIMQSPAYPSFLENSLKIFMRILQDGEPQFIQENTMQHIRKLILEMIHRLPITESLRQHVKTIITMMLKILKTDNEENVLVCLRIIIELHKHFRPSFNSEGSFLLVNKKCFII; via the exons ATGTCGGTTATTGAAAATGTGCCGGTGAATACATTTcggaattatttaaatattttaaatgattcCTCTTCTAAAGATGAACTTAAGCTTAAAGCTACTCAAGAGCTGAGTGAACACTTTGAAATGATAATGCAAAGTCCGGCATATCCGTCGTTCTTagaaaattctttaaaaatatttatgcggATACTTCAGGATGGTGAACCTCAGTTTATTCAAGAAAACACAATGCAACAc ATACGTAAGCTGATTTTAGAGATGATTCATCGATTGCCTATAACGGAAAGCTTAAGGCAACATGTAAagacaataataacaatgatGCTTAAAATACTTAAAACTGATAACGAAGAAAATGTTCTTGTATGTCTGCGTATTATAATTGAACTGCATAAGCATTTTCGACCATCATTTAATTCTGAA GGTTCATTTTTATTggtaaacaaaaaatgttttattatttaa